In Gimesia panareensis, the genomic window CAGTGCTCTCCGGGAAATCAATAAACAAAAAGAGAACTACATCGGCACTTCTAAAAAATTCGTCTGGGAAAAGCAGAAAGAGCTGTTTGTCTGGCCTCCCTCAATCCAGGCCGAACTGGATAAACAAAAAACTCCTTATCGTGGTACGATCAACAACGTAGCACTCAACCTCTACCGCAGTGCCTACAAATTTGAAGTCATGCGGGCGCACAAAGTAGTCAACCCTTTCGACATGCGAGAGGGAACGGGAACAGTCGATCTCAAAGTCCAGGTACTCCCCCACGTCCCCTTGTCCAAGTGGCAAACGCTGCCCCCCACCTCGGAAGAGATGTGGAATGCGCAGGAAGACATCTGGCTGACCACTTCCATCCTCGAAGCGATCGCCAAAGTCAATAAAGGAGCCGCTAACATCAGTGAAGCTCCTGTTCGCCAGATCACGGTGCTGCAGTTGCGCGGGGGAACCCCCGGCGATGACGGCAGTGCTCCCGCTGGTGGCGGCATGGAAGGGATGGAGGGCATGGACCCTGAGATGATGGCCGGTGGCGGTGGCATGTTCGGCGGCGGCAGCGGCGGCAGCGGCGGTGGAGGTATGACTGCTGGTATGGAGGGAGGCAAAGCCGGCGGTATCTCAGTCGATGTCGATATGGATCTGGTTAAAATCTTCGGCAACGATGTGGACGGCTCTGCCGGAGGTGGCGACGGCGGTATGAGCGGCGAAATGCCCGCTGAAGACATGGGAATGGTCGGCGGCCTGGGAGGCGGCAGCGGCGGTATGGGCGGATCACAAAACCTGAAGCGTTATTACAACGAAGAAGAAGAGCTCCCCTACAAAACCCGGGCTTTCTACCTCAAAGCCACGATTCAATCTTCTAAACTGCCCGACCTGCTGGCTTCGTTAAGCAGCATGCCCTGGCCTACAAAAATTGTCCGGGTCCAGCGTGCTTCCATGTTTGATGACAATATGAGTCCCATCGTTTCCAACACTGGCGGCGGCGCCATGCGGGGAGGAATGGGTGGCTCTGGCGGCGCTGAAAGCTTTAATGCCGATTCCGGTTTTGGCGGCAATGACTTTGGCCCCGCTGCAGGAGGGGCCGGTGGCTTTGGCTTTGAAGCCGAAACGGGTGGCATTTCTGGCGGGCTCCAGCCCGGCGCAGAAAACCGCAGTCTGCTCGATGCGGCCCTGAATGATCCGGAACTGGCAGTCGTTACCGTTGCCGGACTGATGACACTCTACAAACCTTATGTTCCCCCGGAAGGATCAGAAGAAGCTGCCCAGAATGATGGCAACCAGCAGCCTGCCGGTCAGCCGGGAGAAAATCCTGACGGTCAACAGGCCGATCCTGCAGCGACAGCAGATACTCCCGCGACAGAAACACCGGCTGCCCCCGGTGCCAGTCAGCCTGCAGCGAACGGCCAGGAAACACCGGGAACGACTCCTGGCCAGCCGGCAACACCGCCTGCAGCACAACCGGGAAGTAATCCCGCGGAGCCGGGCGCCAATACGAACAGTCCCCCTGCAGGACAACCTGCCGCAGGAACACAACCAGATACAAACCAGCCCCCTCAGAACGCAACGCCCTCTGAACCAGCTGGAAACCAGTAGTACAAGAATGATCTGAACCTGAAGTTAATCAGAGACAGTAAAACTCACTTAACGGAGAAGGTCCCGTGAAAAACCTGATGTCCAATCTCAAAGGAATGAATTACAAAGAATTTGCAGTGAACCATGCGGAAAAAATCGTATTGGGCTTCGTTGCATTGTTTGTAGTATTCGCCATCTTCACCTCGAAATGGACGACCGAACAACGGACGCCCCAGGAATTAAACCAGAAGGTGGATACTTCCGAAGCAATGGTTGCCAACAGCCAGTGGCCGGAAGACAAACGGAAAGAATTCCTCAAGCAGGATGATTTACGGGAAAAAGTCCGGCAACTGATGATCGAAGGAGTTTCGGTCGCCCCGTATGTCTACTCCACAGAGCTGGATCGGCCGATCTATGCGAAAAAAGAACGTGCCAAAGAAGTGGACTGGCTGCCTGTGGAAGAGCTGGTTGCCTCCTACGGACGCTTCATCATGATGACCCGTCCGGTAGATGCAGCCGCCACCGAAGGATCAGACAGTGCTAAGGCTGGCGCTGAAACGGAAAAGAAGAAACCAGATGAACCCGAATACGATGCTTTCAAACGCCGTAGCACCGCCGGTGTGGGGGGTATGGAAGGCATGGCAGGTGCCCCCGGCGTCTCTTCAGGTCTGACCTTCGGCACCATTCCCGGCGAAGCTGAAATGATGGCCGCTGGCCCCGGTAGTTATGACCCGGGCATGGTCCCCGGCGATATTGCAGGGGGGCTGCCAGAAGACCCTGCCATGATGGGCATGGAAGGCGGCATGGGAATGGCCGGCCCCGCCCGTGAAGGCCGCGGTCTGCGGTTCATCGCTGTCCGTGGCGTCTTTGACCTGGCCACTCAGCAGGATAAACTCGAACGCTCCCTGGGAGATGCCTATTCGCTGCAGAACATGCAGACCGGCAAGATCCTGGAATTCCTGGACTTCGAACTGGAACGCAAAAAAGCAGTTTCCGGCAACGATCCCTGGGCAGGTCCCTGGGAAAAGGTCGACATCCAGGTTGCCATTGATACTCTGAATGAAAGTTCCGACTTTGATCCGGAAGTCGTTAACACCGGGATTACCGACCGTGTCTTTACCATGCCGCTGCCCAGCCGGATCGCCGGGTTCTGGTACAAGGTCGCCACTCATCCCCGTGTGGAAAATTTCACACTCAGCCAGGAAGAAATCGAACAGGAACTGGAAATCAACCGCCGCTTCCTGGATCAGTACAAGAAAACCCACGCCAGCGAACGTGTCTTCAAGGAAAAACAGAAAGGCTTCTCCACACTGCAGCTCGACATGCGGGGCATCCGCAGCGACTTCATGTACGGCAGCCAGCCTGAAGCAATGGATAACGTCCTCGATGGCATGGTCGATTCCATGCAGCAACAGCAGCGTCCTGGTGAAGAATTCGATAAGAAGAAATTCATTCAGAAGCTGAAAGCGAACGTCACCGCTGCCGGCCGCCTGTTATTGTTCCGCTACTTCGATTTTGACCTCCACCCCGGCGACACTTACAAGTATCGCGTCCGACTGGTCGTGCGTAACCCCAATTATCAACGGCCGATTGAAGAAGTGGTTCTGCCTGCTGTGGCTGAAGGGGAAACACGTATGACTCCCTGGAGCAACGAGACAGCCGCTGTCACCGCTGAAGAAGACGTGCACTACTATCTGCAGAATGTAAAGCCTCCTCGCGGCATCAATGGGACTACCGCCAACTTTGAAGTCTTTCAGTGGTATCCCAAAACCGGTACGACCATCCATTCTTTCCTGAAAACAGCCGTGGGTGATGAAATCGGCGGTGAGCAGGTCACAGAACTGTATGATGTTGCCAAAGAAGAATTCGATGAGAAAGCCACGGTCGAATTTGACACGCAGAACTATCTGGTTGATGCGGTCTCTTCGCCTTCCATTCGCCTGGAAGACCACCCGGACCTCAACCTGCCAGCCAATACTCGCGGCAATCTGCCCATTGATGCAGAAGCCATCATCGTGGATAACTTCGGAAACCTGAAAACGTCACTTCCAGCAGCCGCTTCTCAGGATTATGAAACCGTCAAGGCACGGTTCGGTCGCGAACGCAAGAGCCTCGAATGGGTGAAAGAAGCCACCGAAGCCCGCGAAACAGCACCGACCGACGGCATGGATTTCGGCCTGGAAGGCGGCATGAGCGCGGACTTCGCCGGTCTGGAAGGAGAGATGATGGCTCCCTCCAAAAAGGATAAGAAAAAGAAACGAAAACGGAATCCCATTCGTGTGGGACCATAACCGTCGACTGAGCATCTGAAGGGGAAGGGGAACTCTGTTTCCTTTCCCCTTTTTTGTTGCGCTCGGAGACGGACAGTCCGAGGCGATCTGCCTGAGCCCGGCAGGGCGGTCTAGCACGAGCCAGACATCAGCACTTCATCGGTTGTTCCCAGCAGCAGTTCCCGCATTTCGGCTGCGATAAAGAAAGACCCTGTCACACAGATCAACGTTTTCTCCGTCGCTTCTGACCGGGCCCGCAGCCAGGCCGCTTCAGGACTCGTGGTTACCAACAGGTCCGACTCATTCCCGATCTCTCGCTGAATTTCCCTGGTAATTTCATGCAGTTCTTCTACTGGGATCCGCCGCGGATTAGAAAGGTACTGCGTCAAAATGACTGTCTGAAAATGCGGGAGCAGCGTCCGCAGCATCTCCTTCACGTCCTTGTCCCGCGTTACCGCAAAGATCAACACACGGTCCGGTTCGGAAAAACCGGCGGCCAGGGTCTCGACAAGAGCTTCGATCGAAGCACCATTGTGGGCTGTATCCAGCACGACCGGTGGCTGCTTCTGGACCACCTCGATCCGTGCTGGCCATTTCAAATCGATCATCCCTTTACGTAACTGCTCCAGAGGCATCTCGGTTCCCTGGTGGCGCAAATAATCCAGGACGGTCACCGCCAGGGTGGCATTGATCGCCTGATGCGTTCCCAGCAGGCTCACTGGAATCTGTTCCAGCACCGACCAGGGAGTCTTTACCTGGATCTGCTGACAGGGCAGACCTGAACCAGCTGCCAGAATCGGCTCCCCGGCAACATCCTGCTGCTCACCAGCAAAATCACGGTGTAACAGATAGAGCGGTGCCTGTTTTTCGAGGCTGATCTCCTCCAGTACGGCAATTGCCTCCGGCTGTGTCACACCACTGAAAACGGGAATTCCCGGTTTAATGATGCCTGCCTTCTCCCGGGTGATCTGCTCAATTGTGTTACCGAGCAGCGCAGTATGGTCGTAGCTGATATTTGTAATCACGGTCGCCAGTGGTGCACAGACATTGGTAGAATCCAGGCGGCCGCCGAGTCCGACCTCCATCACTGCGAAATCCACCTGCCGGCGGGCGAACTGCATCCAGGCCAGCGCCGTGGTCAGCTCAAAAAAAGTCGGACTGAGACCCTTGGACTCCTGATCCAGCTGCAAGACGACCTCGGAGAGTTCCGTCACCAGTTCCACCAGTTCTTCCGGTTCCAGCTGCTGACCATTCACCAGAATCCGCTCCTCGTAGCAGGTCACATGGGGAGACGTAAATAATCCCACACGATAACCGGCAGCCGAGAGCATTTCTGCCATCATGACAGAGGTAGAGCCTTTCCCCTTGGTCCCGGCGACATGGATTGTGGGCACGCGCGTCTGTGGATTCCCCAGGCGTTCCAGAAACTCCTGCATTCTGCCCAATTTGAAAT contains:
- a CDS encoding bifunctional folylpolyglutamate synthase/dihydrofolate synthase; translated protein: MGVLAERYQRSLDFLFGRLNYERMGSSKYSTKDFKLGRMQEFLERLGNPQTRVPTIHVAGTKGKGSTSVMMAEMLSAAGYRVGLFTSPHVTCYEERILVNGQQLEPEELVELVTELSEVVLQLDQESKGLSPTFFELTTALAWMQFARRQVDFAVMEVGLGGRLDSTNVCAPLATVITNISYDHTALLGNTIEQITREKAGIIKPGIPVFSGVTQPEAIAVLEEISLEKQAPLYLLHRDFAGEQQDVAGEPILAAGSGLPCQQIQVKTPWSVLEQIPVSLLGTHQAINATLAVTVLDYLRHQGTEMPLEQLRKGMIDLKWPARIEVVQKQPPVVLDTAHNGASIEALVETLAAGFSEPDRVLIFAVTRDKDVKEMLRTLLPHFQTVILTQYLSNPRRIPVEELHEITREIQREIGNESDLLVTTSPEAAWLRARSEATEKTLICVTGSFFIAAEMRELLLGTTDEVLMSGSC